A window of Parasynechococcus marenigrum WH 8102 contains these coding sequences:
- the sufB gene encoding Fe-S cluster assembly protein SufB yields the protein MTSTSTRDLVSQPYKYGFVTEIETDKIAKGLSEDVVRLISAKKEEPAFLLEFRLKAFRHWLTLEEPDWAALGYPLIDYQDIVYYSAPKQQDKKSSLDEVDPRLLETFDKLGIPLSEQKRLSNVAVDAVFDSVSIATTYKEKLAEHGVVFCSFSEAVKEHPELIERYLGSVVASNDNCFAALNSAVFSDGSFVFIPKGVECPMELSTYFRINSGDTGQFERTLIVAEEGASVSYLEGCTAPMFDTNQLHAAVVELVALDDASIKYSTVQNWYAGDEDGVGGIYNFVTKRGQCRGARSRISWTQVETGSAITWKYPSCVLQGADSVGEFYSVALTNNRQQADTGTKMVHVGPRTRSTIVSKGISAGHSSNSYRGLVQMGPAAKGARNYSQCDSMLIGDQAAANTYPYIRSQQPQAAIEHEASTCRISEDQLFYLQSRGIGFEEAVSMMVSGFCRDVFNQLPMEFAAEADKLLALKLEGSVG from the coding sequence ATGACCAGCACCTCCACACGGGACCTCGTCAGCCAGCCGTACAAATACGGCTTCGTCACCGAGATTGAGACCGACAAGATCGCCAAAGGTCTCAGCGAAGACGTCGTTCGTCTGATTTCGGCCAAAAAAGAGGAGCCAGCGTTTCTGCTGGAGTTTCGGCTGAAGGCCTTCCGTCATTGGCTCACCCTCGAGGAGCCCGACTGGGCTGCTTTGGGGTATCCGCTGATCGATTATCAGGACATCGTTTATTACTCCGCTCCGAAGCAGCAGGACAAGAAGTCCAGCCTTGATGAGGTGGACCCCAGGCTGCTGGAGACCTTCGACAAGCTTGGGATCCCCCTGAGCGAGCAGAAGCGCTTGAGCAACGTGGCTGTGGACGCTGTGTTCGACAGCGTTTCGATCGCCACCACGTACAAGGAGAAGCTGGCGGAGCACGGTGTGGTGTTCTGCTCCTTTAGTGAAGCGGTCAAGGAGCATCCCGAGCTGATCGAGCGCTACCTGGGTTCCGTGGTGGCCAGCAACGACAACTGTTTCGCGGCACTGAACTCAGCGGTGTTCAGTGATGGCTCCTTTGTCTTCATCCCGAAGGGTGTCGAGTGCCCGATGGAGCTCTCCACCTATTTCCGGATCAATTCCGGCGACACAGGCCAGTTCGAGCGCACGCTGATCGTCGCCGAAGAAGGGGCTTCTGTGAGCTACCTCGAGGGCTGCACGGCTCCGATGTTCGACACCAATCAATTGCACGCTGCCGTGGTGGAGCTGGTGGCCCTGGATGACGCCTCGATCAAGTACTCCACCGTTCAGAACTGGTACGCAGGTGATGAAGATGGCGTAGGCGGCATCTACAACTTCGTCACCAAGCGGGGGCAGTGCCGGGGTGCCCGCAGCCGCATCAGCTGGACGCAGGTGGAAACCGGCTCCGCCATCACCTGGAAATACCCGAGTTGTGTGCTGCAGGGGGCTGATTCGGTTGGCGAGTTCTATTCCGTGGCACTCACCAACAACCGGCAGCAGGCCGATACCGGAACAAAAATGGTTCATGTGGGGCCCCGCACCCGCTCCACGATCGTGAGCAAAGGAATCAGCGCCGGCCATTCCAGCAACAGCTACCGCGGTTTGGTCCAGATGGGGCCTGCAGCGAAGGGAGCCCGCAACTACAGCCAGTGCGACTCGATGTTGATCGGAGACCAGGCGGCCGCCAACACCTACCCCTACATCCGCTCCCAGCAGCCCCAGGCGGCCATCGAACACGAGGCCAGCACCTGCCGAATCTCTGAAGATCAGCTCTTCTATCTGCAGAGCCGCGGCATCGGTTTCGAAGAGGCGGTGTCGATGATGGTCAGCGGCTTCTGCCGTGATGTGTTCAACCAGCTGCCGATGGAGTTCGCCGCCGAGGCGGACAAGCTGCTGGCCCTCAAGCTCGAGGGATCCGTGGGCTGA
- the sufC gene encoding Fe-S cluster assembly ATPase SufC, with amino-acid sequence MIRPDAELLLDINNLHASVEDQPILKGVNLQVRAGEIHAVMGRNGSGKSTLSKVLAGHPAYRVTAGTVRYRGSDLFELEPEERARLGVFLGFQYPVEIPGVSNLEFLRVAANARRSKQGLEELDTFDFEDHVQQKLQVVQMDPAFLERSVNEGFSGGEKKRNEILQMALLDPVVAILDETDSGLDIDALRIVAGGVNQLATPDNATLLITHYQRLLDEITPDYVHVMAAGRILRTGSRDLALELEKTGYDWVDKELAAQGVA; translated from the coding sequence GTGATCCGCCCCGACGCCGAGCTGCTTCTCGACATCAACAACCTGCATGCCTCTGTTGAGGATCAGCCCATTCTCAAAGGGGTGAACCTGCAGGTGCGGGCCGGTGAGATCCATGCGGTGATGGGCCGCAATGGCAGCGGCAAAAGCACCCTGTCCAAGGTGCTGGCTGGCCATCCCGCGTATCGGGTGACCGCTGGCACCGTGCGCTACCGCGGCTCCGATCTGTTTGAGCTGGAGCCGGAGGAGCGGGCTCGTCTCGGGGTGTTCCTCGGTTTTCAGTACCCGGTGGAGATTCCCGGAGTGAGCAACCTTGAGTTCCTGCGCGTGGCGGCCAACGCCCGCCGCAGCAAGCAGGGGTTGGAGGAACTCGACACCTTCGACTTTGAAGACCACGTTCAGCAGAAGCTCCAAGTGGTCCAGATGGACCCCGCCTTCCTGGAACGCAGCGTCAATGAAGGGTTTTCCGGTGGAGAGAAGAAGCGCAATGAGATTCTCCAGATGGCCCTGCTGGACCCCGTGGTGGCCATCCTCGATGAAACGGATTCCGGCCTGGACATCGATGCCCTGCGCATCGTGGCTGGCGGTGTGAACCAGTTGGCCACACCGGATAACGCCACGCTGCTGATCACCCACTATCAGCGTCTGCTCGATGAGATCACGCCCGATTACGTCCATGTGATGGCGGCCGGTCGCATCCTGCGCACCGGCAGTCGTGACCTGGCCCTCGAGCTGGAAAAGACCGGTTACGACTGGGTGGACAAGGAACTGGCAGCCCAGGGAGTGGCCTGA
- the sufD gene encoding Fe-S cluster assembly protein SufD: protein MESAVLAPVQERGRTALERLGLPTRRQEPWRLTDLKRLEALARLPLSAVVAPLALPPASAGVHRLVLDGQGDPLDGVALPEGLSVLSAVELEQALGHTLDRCGCAGSWPVELNHASARQVLALRVRGAVAPLELVLTGAAGLTATRIVLLVEEKASLDLLQVLQSDGASAHSHVLEVHLGQEAQLRHGLLATADGQASLLAHLAVEQEPRSRYAFTSVVQGWDLARVEPRVVQVDGQATTELKGLAVSQADQQLATHTAVRFDGPEGELDQLQKCLAGGRSHAIFNGAIQVPRDAQRTNAAQLSRNLLLSERARVDTKPELEIVADDVRCAHGATVSQLQEDELFYLQSRGIAAADAAALLLRGACQEVIEHLPASAEAWGPLERVMAGLSR, encoded by the coding sequence ATGGAAAGCGCGGTGTTGGCACCGGTTCAGGAGCGCGGTCGGACCGCGTTGGAGCGGCTGGGTTTGCCGACCCGCCGCCAGGAGCCGTGGCGGCTCACGGACCTCAAACGCCTGGAGGCGTTGGCCAGGCTCCCCCTGAGTGCAGTTGTGGCGCCCCTTGCACTCCCCCCGGCCTCGGCAGGTGTACACCGGTTGGTGCTCGATGGTCAGGGTGACCCCCTCGACGGTGTTGCTCTGCCGGAGGGATTGAGTGTCCTCTCAGCGGTGGAACTGGAGCAGGCGTTGGGTCATACCCTGGATCGCTGCGGCTGTGCCGGTAGCTGGCCCGTGGAACTCAACCATGCCTCGGCGCGGCAGGTGTTGGCCCTACGGGTGCGTGGTGCGGTAGCTCCCTTGGAGCTGGTGCTGACCGGTGCTGCTGGTCTGACGGCCACCCGGATTGTGCTGCTGGTGGAGGAGAAGGCGAGCCTGGATCTGCTGCAGGTGCTGCAGTCCGATGGGGCCTCGGCCCATAGCCATGTGCTGGAGGTGCACCTGGGCCAGGAAGCCCAGCTGCGCCACGGACTGCTGGCCACGGCTGACGGTCAGGCGTCATTGCTCGCCCATTTGGCGGTGGAGCAGGAGCCCCGCAGCCGTTATGCCTTCACCTCTGTGGTGCAGGGATGGGATCTGGCGCGGGTTGAGCCTCGGGTGGTGCAGGTGGATGGACAGGCCACCACAGAGCTCAAGGGTCTGGCGGTCAGTCAGGCGGATCAGCAGCTGGCCACCCACACGGCTGTGCGTTTCGACGGACCGGAGGGGGAGCTGGATCAGCTGCAGAAATGCCTGGCCGGCGGTCGCTCCCATGCCATCTTCAACGGTGCCATTCAGGTGCCCCGGGACGCGCAGCGCACCAATGCGGCACAGCTGAGCCGCAATCTGCTGCTGTCCGAGCGGGCGCGGGTGGACACCAAGCCCGAGTTGGAGATCGTGGCCGACGATGTGCGTTGTGCCCATGGCGCCACGGTGAGTCAGCTGCAGGAAGACGAGCTGTTTTATCTGCAGAGTCGCGGGATCGCCGCCGCTGATGCTGCCGCTCTGTTGCTGCGGGGGGCCTGCCAGGAGGTGATCGAGCACCTGCCGGCCTCGGCGGAGGCCTGGGGGCCCCTGGAGCGGGTGATGGCGGGGTTGAGCCGATGA
- a CDS encoding SufS family cysteine desulfurase: protein MGVLSDRYRADFPILDQRAPDGHPLIYLDHAATSQKPRQVLQALEQYYAADNANVHRGAHQLSARATESFEAARTVTAEFVRAASPREIVFTRNASEAINLVARSWGEANLREGDEVLLTLMEHHSNLVPWQLLAQRTGCVLRHVGITEAGELDLEDFRSKLTDRTRLVSLVHISNALGCCNPLDQVIPAAHAAGALVLVDACQSLAHKPIDVAGLDVDFLVGSSHKLCGPTGMGFLWAREALLEAMPPFLGGGEMIQDVFLDHSTWAVLPHKFEAGTPAIGEAVGMGAAIRYLQAIGLEAIQAWEAQLTRHLFGRLQAIEGVRVLGPTPEQQSDRGALATFLVDGVHANDIAALMDASGICIRSGHHCCQPLHRHYGVTASARASLSFISTFEEIDRFSEELTSTIGFLREHG, encoded by the coding sequence ATGGGTGTGCTATCTGATCGATATCGTGCCGATTTCCCGATCCTTGACCAGCGCGCGCCGGATGGCCATCCGCTGATTTACCTCGATCACGCCGCCACCAGTCAGAAGCCGCGCCAGGTGTTGCAGGCCCTGGAGCAGTACTACGCCGCAGACAACGCCAACGTTCATCGCGGTGCTCATCAGCTCAGTGCCCGGGCCACCGAATCCTTTGAAGCAGCCCGCACGGTGACGGCGGAGTTCGTGCGTGCCGCCAGCCCGCGCGAAATCGTGTTCACCCGTAACGCCAGCGAGGCGATCAATCTCGTCGCCCGCAGCTGGGGTGAAGCCAATCTGCGTGAGGGTGATGAGGTGCTGCTCACGCTGATGGAGCACCACAGCAATCTGGTGCCATGGCAGTTGCTGGCCCAGCGCACCGGCTGTGTTCTGCGCCATGTGGGAATCACGGAGGCCGGAGAGCTGGATCTCGAAGACTTCCGCAGCAAGCTCACCGACCGCACCCGCTTAGTGAGCCTGGTGCACATCAGCAATGCCCTGGGTTGCTGCAATCCCCTGGACCAGGTGATCCCCGCTGCCCATGCCGCTGGAGCCCTGGTGCTGGTGGATGCCTGCCAGAGCCTGGCTCACAAGCCAATTGATGTGGCTGGCCTCGACGTTGATTTTCTGGTGGGCTCCTCCCACAAGCTCTGCGGCCCAACGGGAATGGGCTTCCTTTGGGCGCGGGAAGCGCTGCTGGAGGCGATGCCACCGTTCCTGGGTGGCGGCGAGATGATTCAGGACGTGTTTCTCGACCACAGCACCTGGGCGGTACTGCCCCATAAGTTCGAGGCTGGCACCCCAGCCATCGGCGAAGCGGTGGGGATGGGCGCTGCGATTCGCTATCTGCAAGCCATCGGGCTGGAGGCGATTCAGGCCTGGGAAGCGCAGCTCACCCGCCACCTGTTCGGTCGGCTTCAGGCCATCGAGGGTGTACGGGTTCTGGGGCCCACGCCGGAGCAGCAGTCGGATCGCGGTGCGCTTGCCACCTTCCTGGTGGACGGCGTCCATGCCAACGACATCGCTGCCTTGATGGATGCCTCAGGGATCTGTATCCGCAGTGGCCACCACTGCTGTCAGCCCCTGCACCGCCATTACGGCGTGACGGCATCGGCCCGGGCCAGCCTCAGTTTCATCAGCACCTTTGAAGAAATCGATCGCTTCAGCGAGGAGTTGACGTCCACCATCGGCTTCCTGAGGGAGCACGGTTAA
- a CDS encoding S9 family peptidase gives MAPTPLPASIAVGKLPGLKEPQLLEGPDQRIWLIWLEQRPQEKGRTTALIRPFGAAELSPTELTPAPISLRSRVHDYGGGVLCSGMDGETLLLVWIADGALWRQDWRLPLLGDNRPEPLMAPLKLTRDGDWQLADGLLDLKRRRWLGIREINGVDQLVSADLDATQQEPKLRYQPADFAGYGCLSADGTQLAWVEWQQPAMPWQSSELWCADLSPSGELTEASAIAGGEGVSVFQPQWLPDGSLLVAEDSDGWWNLKRRGPGSTTWENPWPMTAETALPQWIYGMSTTAWDGEQLLAATCCDGCWSLQRLSLDGTVTHIDQPFDDLAGLRALNGRAVAVASNSSSMAGLLELTLSPTAPCAWVHTPAMETPIAQADISVAEPIWFAGHAGQRTHAWYYPPQGQPPTPAQLLVKSHSGPTAMARRGLSLAIQYWTSRGWGVVDVNYGGSTGFGRAYRERLNGGWGVVDVADCAAAAQALISSGRAHPDQIAIEGGSAGGFTTLAALCFSDVFRAGACRYAVCDLTAMAQDTHRFEARYLDSLVGDWPAERERYEQRSPLLHAEQIICPVLFFQGLQDKVVPPEQTQRMADALRRNGIPVEVRLFDDEGHGFRNQATQIQVLEETERFFRTHLNCSGTSNQV, from the coding sequence ATGGCCCCGACCCCACTTCCGGCATCGATCGCCGTCGGCAAGCTTCCTGGCCTCAAGGAGCCACAGCTTCTCGAGGGGCCGGATCAGCGAATCTGGCTGATCTGGCTGGAACAGCGCCCTCAGGAAAAAGGACGCACCACGGCCCTGATCCGCCCCTTCGGCGCTGCGGAGCTGAGTCCGACGGAACTCACCCCTGCCCCGATCAGCCTGCGCAGCCGGGTGCACGACTACGGCGGCGGCGTGTTGTGCAGCGGCATGGATGGCGAAACGTTGCTGCTTGTCTGGATCGCAGACGGAGCCCTGTGGCGACAGGACTGGCGGCTCCCTCTGCTGGGGGACAACAGGCCTGAGCCGCTGATGGCGCCTCTGAAGCTGACGCGCGATGGCGACTGGCAGCTGGCGGACGGCCTGCTGGATCTGAAGCGCCGCCGCTGGCTTGGTATTCGCGAGATCAATGGCGTGGATCAACTTGTAAGCGCCGACCTGGATGCAACGCAACAAGAGCCGAAGCTGCGATATCAGCCGGCAGACTTCGCCGGCTATGGCTGTCTCAGTGCGGATGGCACGCAACTGGCCTGGGTGGAATGGCAGCAACCGGCCATGCCCTGGCAGAGCAGTGAACTGTGGTGCGCCGATCTCAGCCCATCCGGTGAACTGACTGAAGCGAGTGCGATTGCTGGCGGTGAAGGGGTGTCGGTGTTCCAGCCCCAGTGGCTGCCGGACGGATCGCTGCTGGTGGCGGAAGACAGCGACGGTTGGTGGAACCTGAAGCGACGTGGACCGGGGAGCACCACCTGGGAGAACCCTTGGCCGATGACGGCGGAAACCGCGTTGCCGCAGTGGATCTACGGCATGAGCACAACAGCCTGGGATGGGGAACAACTGCTCGCTGCAACCTGTTGCGATGGCTGCTGGTCGCTCCAACGCCTGAGCCTGGACGGCACGGTCACCCACATCGATCAACCCTTCGACGACCTGGCCGGGCTGCGGGCCCTCAACGGTCGCGCCGTGGCCGTGGCCAGCAACAGCAGCTCCATGGCCGGGTTGCTGGAACTGACCCTGTCTCCAACGGCCCCATGCGCCTGGGTCCACACCCCTGCGATGGAGACGCCGATCGCCCAGGCCGACATCAGCGTGGCGGAGCCGATCTGGTTCGCCGGTCATGCCGGCCAACGCACCCACGCCTGGTATTACCCGCCCCAGGGACAACCACCAACACCGGCGCAGCTGTTGGTGAAAAGCCACAGCGGTCCGACAGCCATGGCCCGCCGTGGCCTCAGCCTGGCGATTCAGTACTGGACCAGCCGCGGTTGGGGCGTGGTGGACGTGAACTACGGCGGATCCACCGGTTTTGGCCGGGCCTACCGGGAACGGCTGAACGGCGGCTGGGGAGTGGTGGATGTGGCGGACTGCGCCGCCGCAGCCCAAGCCCTCATCAGCTCCGGTCGCGCCCATCCCGACCAGATCGCCATCGAAGGCGGCAGCGCCGGTGGTTTCACCACCCTGGCAGCCCTGTGCTTCAGCGATGTATTCCGCGCCGGCGCCTGCCGCTATGCCGTCTGTGATCTCACAGCCATGGCACAGGACACCCACCGCTTTGAAGCCCGTTACCTGGACAGCCTCGTTGGCGATTGGCCCGCCGAGCGAGAGCGCTATGAGCAACGCTCACCCCTGCTTCACGCCGAGCAGATCATCTGCCCTGTGCTGTTTTTCCAGGGCCTGCAGGACAAGGTGGTGCCGCCGGAACAAACCCAACGCATGGCGGATGCCCTGCGCCGCAATGGGATCCCGGTGGAAGTGAGGCTGTTCGACGACGAAGGCCATGGCTTCCGCAACCAGGCCACCCAAATTCAAGTGCTGGAAGAAACGGAACGATTTTTCAGAACCCACCTCAACTGCTCTGGAACAAGCAATCAGGTCTGA
- the def gene encoding peptide deformylase: protein MAGSFAQLARAAEQSRDTMLVPKTALETPPLEIHTLGAEVLRQSARRIGKVTEQTRELARDMLRSMYTAKGIGLAAPQVGIHQQLLVIDLDLENAATPPLVLINPEISAASASIDTYEEGCLSIPGVYLDVVRPTAIELSFRDEMGRPRKMKADGLMARCIQHEMDHLNGVLFVDRVTDEAGLQKELKDHGFQRQHVQSVS, encoded by the coding sequence TTGGCCGGGAGTTTTGCGCAGCTGGCCCGAGCGGCTGAACAGTCGCGGGACACGATGTTGGTCCCCAAGACTGCTCTCGAGACCCCTCCTCTTGAGATTCACACCCTCGGAGCTGAGGTGTTGCGTCAGTCGGCCCGACGCATCGGCAAGGTGACGGAGCAGACCCGCGAGCTGGCTCGGGACATGCTCAGAAGCATGTACACAGCCAAGGGCATTGGGCTGGCGGCTCCGCAGGTGGGGATTCATCAGCAGCTGCTGGTGATTGACCTCGACCTGGAGAACGCTGCGACACCTCCGCTGGTGTTGATCAACCCTGAGATCAGTGCCGCCAGCGCCAGCATCGACACCTACGAGGAAGGTTGTCTCAGCATCCCCGGTGTCTACCTCGATGTGGTCAGGCCGACTGCCATTGAGCTCAGCTTCCGCGATGAGATGGGACGGCCGAGAAAGATGAAGGCCGATGGTCTGATGGCCCGCTGCATCCAGCACGAGATGGATCATCTCAATGGTGTGTTGTTTGTGGATCGCGTCACCGATGAAGCCGGTCTTCAGAAGGAATTGAAGGATCATGGTTTCCAGCGCCAGCACGTTCAGAGCGTGTCCTGA